The Deltaproteobacteria bacterium sequence AGGCCCAGTTCGGTGCGCGTGCTTATGAACCAGAGCAGAGCCAGCACCCCAGCGGTGATGATGTACACCGCAAAAAGGGTGGAGGAGATGGTGATGCCAGCTACATGAATTTCAGGAAAAGGCAAGGTTGCAGAAAAAGTGAGGATATATGGTCCGGCAACCAGCCGACAGAGCTCTTCCACTGCCAGAAGAACAGCTATGCTTCCTATGAGAGGGACCACGGGGGGGTATTTCAGCAAAGGGAAGTAGACGAACCGTTCAATGGCAACTCCCAGAATTGAGCAAAACACCATGCTGCCCAGGGTGGCCAACAACAGGCTGCCGCTGTACTGGAAAATAAACACCCCCACGTAGGCGCCAACCGTGTAGACTGCGGCATGGGCCACATGAAGAATGCGAAGGATGCCGTAAACCAGGGCAAGTCCCAGAGTTACCAGGGCATATATTGAGCCAATGGCAATGCCATTGAGAAGCTGCTCCAGGAATAGCTGCATTGTTACGACCTGAAATCAGTGTGCTGAGACCATTATGTCTGGTATACTGGCCAGCTTGCCTTCGAAGTCATTGTTGTAGTGCAACAGGCTCGCCACTCGAAACTCTGCCCGGCAATTGTTGCCTCGAGCACAGGATAGAGACGCAATTGAAAATTTGCCAGCGTTTTTTACTCCACGGTCATCTCCAGGAATATGCTGGATTCATCTACCTCTGTAACACTGGCACTGACCTCCAGGCCTGCAGCGAGCTCCAGAAACTCGTTGGGCCCCACTGTAGTAGCCGTGAAACCATCCTTGCAGACTATGACCCCGTTTCCTGTAGCCTGCTCATCGATTTCGCCCAGCAAGCCGTGGGCCGCCTGCATGCGAAACCATTGCAAGCGCGGCTCCCAGAAGCGCTCTGAGTAGCTGGAAAACAACACCCTGCCTCCTTTGCGGCTCACACGCACGGCCTCGCGCACCAGAGTCTTCTGATCAACCTGAAATGCCGAGATGCCATTCTGGATGCAAACTACCACATGAAAACAGTGGTCCCGAAAGCCTAGATTGGCGGCGTCCATCTGGGCCAGTGACCAGCATCGCGAACCATGGAGGAATTTTCTGGCCAGCTGCAACGACTCTCGTGAAGTGTCAATGCCGCAAACACTCTTTGCCTTTTGAGCCAGGGGCTGCAGCACCCGCCCGTAGCCGCAGCCCAACTCCAGGACAACATGCCAGGCTGCGATCCTGGCCAGCACAAAATCAATCTCAGCCTGCAGATAGCGCTTCACTCTTGCTGGGGCAATATCATATACCAGCTGCAGTCTGCGGGCCGAAAGCTTTCGAGCGTAATAATCGGCCATAGAAGGAGCCGCCATTTCCCTGCACCATGCCAACCAGGCAGATCCAGTAATGAAGCACCTTGTCCCTGCTCGGCAACAGTTGTACTCCAGGATCTGCTCTCTGCCAGCGGGTCAACTTCCTGGACCTACTCGCGATCAATTTCCTGGGTGGACTCTCCAAGATTGAAGCTCAGACTGCCCAGCTTATTGCCGGCAGCGGCCTGCCATTTTTCCGGCAGCGGCGTTTGCGGCACATCCTTGAACAGCAGAGTCAACCTGACAGCCTGGCTGCCGTTTTGCTGCCGGTCGCGAATCATTATAGTGAGCTGCACCTTGTCGCCGATGAGATTC is a genomic window containing:
- a CDS encoding branched-chain amino acid ABC transporter permease produces the protein MQLFLEQLLNGIAIGSIYALVTLGLALVYGILRILHVAHAAVYTVGAYVGVFIFQYSGSLLLATLGSMVFCSILGVAIERFVYFPLLKYPPVVPLIGSIAVLLAVEELCRLVAGPYILTFSATLPFPEIHVAGITISSTLFAVYIITAGVLALLWFISTRTELGLAMRATSQDMAIADTVGINSHAIISVTFVIGSAIAAVAGILVGIYYNQVYPTMGEVPAYKTLALIVVGGMGSVPGAVLASLLLGIAETMLIGYANIPLPRDALAFIAMIAVLMWRSEGLLGSR
- a CDS encoding class I SAM-dependent methyltransferase yields the protein MADYYARKLSARRLQLVYDIAPARVKRYLQAEIDFVLARIAAWHVVLELGCGYGRVLQPLAQKAKSVCGIDTSRESLQLARKFLHGSRCWSLAQMDAANLGFRDHCFHVVVCIQNGISAFQVDQKTLVREAVRVSRKGGRVLFSSYSERFWEPRLQWFRMQAAHGLLGEIDEQATGNGVIVCKDGFTATTVGPNEFLELAAGLEVSASVTEVDESSIFLEMTVE